The following coding sequences are from one Streptomyces sp. NBC_01294 window:
- a CDS encoding response regulator transcription factor: MPAAPVPRVVIADDQDLVRTGFRLILTARGIDVVGVAADGVEAVAAVRRLRPDVVLLDIRMPNMDGLEAARRILAEAPYCRVIMLTTFDLDQYVYAALAAGASGFLLKDVTPAHLAAAVRLVGTGDALLSPSITRRLVERCAPGAADRDRARTAGTHRELAALTPREREVLTLMGHGRSNAELARDLTLSEATVKTHVARIFAKLSLRDRAQAVVLAYETGLVTPGSVGPCARSARAPEPGG; this comes from the coding sequence GTGCCCGCCGCGCCGGTGCCCCGGGTGGTCATCGCCGACGACCAGGACCTGGTCCGCACAGGCTTCCGGCTGATCCTGACGGCCCGCGGGATCGACGTGGTCGGTGTGGCCGCCGACGGGGTGGAGGCGGTCGCGGCGGTGCGCCGGCTGCGTCCGGACGTGGTCCTGCTCGACATCCGGATGCCGAACATGGACGGCCTGGAAGCCGCCCGGCGCATCCTCGCCGAAGCCCCGTACTGCCGGGTGATCATGCTGACCACCTTCGACCTCGACCAGTACGTGTACGCCGCCCTGGCCGCCGGGGCCAGCGGCTTCCTGCTCAAGGACGTCACCCCCGCACACCTTGCCGCCGCCGTCCGGCTGGTCGGCACGGGCGACGCGCTGCTCTCCCCGTCGATCACCCGTCGCCTGGTGGAGCGCTGCGCACCGGGCGCGGCCGACCGGGACCGAGCCCGGACGGCCGGCACCCACCGGGAGCTGGCCGCCCTGACCCCGCGCGAACGCGAGGTGCTGACCCTGATGGGCCACGGCCGCTCCAACGCCGAACTGGCCCGGGACCTGACGCTCAGCGAGGCCACGGTGAAGACCCACGTGGCCCGCATCTTCGCGAAGCTGTCCCTGCGCGACCGGGCCCAGGCCGTGGTGCTCGCCTACGAGACGGGCCTGGTGACCCCGGGCTCGGTCGGCCCTTGCGCTCGTTCAGCACGTGCTCCGGAGCCGGGCGGGTGA